The region TACTGTACCCTTCATACTGTACCCTTCATCCTGTACCCTACATACTGTACCCTTCATCATGTACCCTACATACTGTACCCCACTCTCTATCCCCTATACCCTTCATCCTGTACCCTTCATCCTGTACCCTTCATCATGTACCCTACATACTGTACCCTTCATACTGTACCCTTCATCCTGTACCCTACATACTGTACCCTTCATCCTATACCCTTCATCCTGTACCCTTCATCCTGTACCCTTCATCATGTACCCTACATACTGTACCCCACTCTCTATCCCCTATACCCTTCATCCTATACCCTTCATACTGTACCCTACATACTGTACCCTTCATACTGTACCCTTCATCCTGTACCCTACATACTGTACCCTACATCCTGTACCCTTCATCCTATACCCTTCATCCTGTACCCTTCATCCTGTACCATTCATCCTGTACCCTACATACTGTACCCTACTCTCTATCCCCTATACCCTTCATCCTATACCCTACATCCTGTACCCTACATACTGTACCCTACATACTGTACCCCACTCTCTATCCCCTATACCCTTCATCCTATACCCTTCATCCTATACCCTACATACTGCACCCTACTCTGTATTCCCTATACCCTACCTCTGTACCCTACCTCCTGTACCCCACCTCTGTACCCTACCTCCTGTACCCTACTCTCTATTCCCATATACCCTACCTCCTATACCCCACCTCTGTACCCTACTCTCTATACCCTACCTCCTGTACCCTACTCTCTATTCCTCATACCCCACCTCTGTACTCTACTCTCTATTTCCTATACCCTACCTCTGTACCCTACTCTCTATTCCTCATACCCCACCTCTGTACTCTACTCTCTATTTCCTATACCCTACCTCTGTACCCTACTCTCTATTCCTCATACCCCACCTCTGTACCCTACTCTCTATTCCCTATACCCTACCTCCTGTACCCTACTCTCTATTCCTTATACCCCACCTCTGTACCCTACTCTCTATTCCCTATACCCTACCTCCTGTACCCTACTCTCTATTCCATATACCCTACCTCCTATACCCTACCTCCTGTACCCTACTCTGTATTCAATATACCCTACGTCATATACTCTACACCCTACCTCTGTACCCCATTCTCTATTCCATATAGCCTACCTCCTACCCCCTAGTCTGCATTCCATATACCCTTCTCCCTATACCTCTCCTGTGCCCTACTTTCTATGCCCTACACGCATCTCTCTATACCCTACATCCTGTACCCTACTCTCTATTTAACATACCATTCTCCATATACCCTACATCCTTTACCCTACTCCTATACCTTTCCCCCTATACTCTACATACTGTATTCTCTATTCCCTATACGCTTCGGAAATTGAGAAAAAATATATTCTTTGCTGAAGTAAATATATTCTTTATAAATCTAtttgaataaatacaaaacaattattatttaccaaataataatttaacgttccacaacatttataataattattaatactacTTGTACCACCACCACAACtacaaataatactaatactaatactactatactactactactactacttatatataataataataataataataataataatagacgtACCGCCTAAGCTTTGCGTCACTTCCGCCCAGTCCTCTCTTCCGTCTGTTTTGCGCATGTGTAGTTCTCTTTACGACTCGGCTGGCAAAGATGGCGGACACTCAGGTATGTGGAGCAGGACGGCGTGGTGCCGATAAACtgattattttactgtaaacttGAGTTAAATCCGGCCGTTTTCGatgtataataatatagtatGTGTTTATACGTGTATAACGGGTGGTTATTAGGCTGGTAAGTGCGTGAATAACGGGAATAATGAGATCTTGTGCTGCACGCTGTGTGAGCGGAGCGGAAACCGGTCAGGCCTCAATGTGGGAGCCGCCGCCATGAGAGCAGAACATgcttacaataacaataaatcacaattatctttatttattctctATGTACTGATCTATTCTATTAGATTAGCTCAGCCTTTAGTTTATTAGTAGCCTTGTTCAACTAAACTAAACACTTCATTTATAAACTTTAAAACCTTAAAAACAATCTCCATAACAGATCATACAGGGTGtctctaaagtctggacacccaGGAAATTTTACTAACTATATAtttactaatacacacacacacacacacacacacacacacacactgcatcacaTGTAGTGGAAACTCATTGAAGATGTTATTTATTGATATTCTATATGCATTTTGCCTGTGTGTCCAGGGACTagtggaagcctagtgggtagaactttgggctatcaactgaaatgttgagagttcgaatcccagctctgccatgcagccactgttgggcttttaAACAAGGCCCCTAATCCTCTCATCAATTAGTTGTTTAAACACGAATCATAGGCAGACTAGGatcttggaatgtgttgctgactgtgtttttttgtttttttttgcatcaagttcagggttttttttcttagacAAAAATGTATAGTTCTTATTGACATCTTTCTGGACtttatgggcagttgtagcctagtggttaggtaCTGGATCAGTAATcgagtttgctggttcaagccccatcactgtcaggttgccactgttgggtccttgaacaAGGCCGTTAACCCTCAAGTGCAAGTAGTTGAGGGCTCGGGTCAACGGTGGCAACCAGGCAGttctggggcttgaaccagaaacactTTGGTCTAGTCCAGGCATTGACTGTGGAGTTACCACTGGCCTTATAAATAGTCTAAACAAGAACCATGATGGATTAGTTGACCAAGCTATAGTGGGCCTTGAATTTTGTAACATGACTGCTGCAAATGATGTCTTCTCACGATGGTCTTCCAAGCACTCTCTGCTTTGACGACAATGCCTTATGGCTACACTGATGCAGTCCTCTAACCGTTTACTCAAAACCTCGTAACGGTCATGGCTGTGACGATCTATTTACtggttctttttgttttttgtcagAACGAAAGGTCCTATCAGAAGCAGCCCACCATCTTCCAGAACAAAAAGCGAGTTGTTTTGGCCGGTGAAGGAAGCACCAAAGAAAAGCTCCCACGTTACCACAGGAACGTCGGTTTGGGCTTTAAAACCCCCAGAGAAGTAAGACTGGCTGTGTGCTCGCTCATGtacttattacttttattttgcaaaTGATGTATTTTTCTCACGATGGTCTTCTGAGCCACTGAGGCTCTGAGGATAACGCCTTATGGCTTTGCTGATGCAGCTTTCTTAAATTAtaggtttttcttttttttaataaagtattTCATGAAGTTTACTATGGCGTTCTTTCTTTGCAGGCTATTGACGGCACTTACATTGATAAAAAATGCCCCTTTACCGGTGATGTCTCCATCAGAGGCCGCATTCTTTCAGGTAAGTTGTGTTAACGCCGTCCCAGGTTAGGGCTCTTATTTACGCACAGTAATTTAGATTCTGGGTTATATCTGTATCATTACTGGTAAACAAGGTACTTCAACTTTAATtactccagatcagaattaaTTAGAAGCTAAAAATTCGGTATGctgattgtaaacaacatttgccacAGGAATGATGTCATGCAAtggcatttcagacctgcattcCTACTTACTCACAGACTTTGggtaaaaataatttaagtgGCTTAATTTGAGTATCATTTAAGCATGGTAAAATACAATCATGACGTTGTATACAGGGGGATTCACTCGAAAGAAGCCCCGAATATTCAGTTGTGACCCCCGTTAGGGTGTAGAAACCTGAAACCGGAAAAATACGGTACATATCTTGTATGTGTAATCGATTGCAGTACATGCGATGTTGGCAGTGATCTTCGTTTTGTACCAGACACATTTTGGCGAGGCGCTCCATGTTCCTGAACATGTTCAGTCTGGTTTCTGTACCATCTTATGAAGAACTCTTCGAGAGTACATCACGAACACCATATTTCTTCCTAAATTCACTCCGACATTGCTGAAACGAATTGGTGACCCAATTGGTTCGCGCCATGAAGTCAATACTGTACGCCATCCTGATGAGAAGTCGAGTGACTGAGTGAAGGGGTGCGGGGTATGCACCCGTAAGTTGCAAATGCCGATTAATAGTCGCATCGGCTGTCCGGCGCCTACCTCATCGCTGCGATGCAGGgtcatcccagcttgtttgatgcTCCATATACAGAGGAGCGCTGCACGTTGTTTCGTTCAGATTGTTTTGTCCTAGCAcaagtttttacattttcagcatttagcagatgcttttatccaaagcgacttacacaatgagcaactgagggttaagggccttgctcagggacccaacagtggcaacttggtggtggcggggcttgaaccggcaaccttctgtttactagtccagtaccttaaccactgagctatcactggcccctatTACAGAATATACGGGACCTCTTTCAAAGGAATCTCTCTGTATAACGCTAGACTATAATTTGCCTAGCCTTAAACTAGGTATGTAACTAGGAAAATGCACAGAGCATCTAGCTCTAAGTGTAGGAAGGTGTGTTTACTGGAAAGCAAATGATGTCTTTTCTCACGATGGTCTTCCAAGTCCGTGTGGCTTTGACGACATTGCCTCAAGGCTTTGCTGATGCTTCCATCATTACAAACTGTCTCACTCATGCTTGCTGTGCAAACTTGGATAAAAATGTTTCGTCACATCTGGTTTGCAGGTGTGGTGACCAAGATGAAGATGCAGAGGACCATCGTCATCAGACGTGACTACCTGCACTACATTCGCAAGTACAACCGTTTTGAGAAGAGACACAAGAACATGTCTGTTCACCTATCTCCCTGCTTCAGGTAAACCACTGATACATGTGCTTCACATTTTAGAGCTAGTAATCTTTTAGAATGCTGTTCTGAACAGCTTATTTTACACTTAGGAACCTAAACAAAGAGAAATATTTGCACATCTGAACTTGAATAGGTTCCAGAGGCTTAGATTATGAGCAGAAGCTACATATGATGTTTATTCTCACGATGGTCTTCCAAGTCTTCGAGACTCTGACGACATCGCCTTATGGCATAACTGatgtagcttttttttttttttttgcatgaatAGCAGGTTCATCTTTAAACTCGTTTCTTAAACATGTTAATTTGCATGACATTTAGATTGTGTAGCTGAGTCATTGTTGGACTGCTACTTTTTTGATGCAGATATCAGGGTTATTAACTGTACCCCAATGTATAATTTTATACCTGTTTCCCCCCCCCCTCTAATCTTCTGCAGGGATGTGACTGTTGGAGACATCGTCACTGTCGGGGAGTGCAGACCTCTCAGCAAGACGGTCAGGTTCAACGTCCTGAAGGTCACCAAAGCAGCCGGAGCCAAGAAGCAGTTCCAAAAGTTCTGAACAATTCTGGGTTTCGCTGCATTGTCATGACTTAAAGAATATTAAATCAGTTCTTTACATCCGAGTTGTCTTGtgcttttattttcagtgttaaCGTGGAAACTACTTTTAATCTGTAAATGGTTCAAATTGCACAGATACCAGGCATTTTAGGCTAGAGCAAATGGCATATGATGGTTATTCTCATCCTTGTTTTCCCAGTTCGATCCTCTGACATCGCATAATGGTATACTAAATGAAGCTGTTTTTGAACAAATAGCTGCTGGATGGGCGGTTAGCAACTGTGGTAGTGAAATGACACATTTGTGGATGGCACAGCTAAGCTCAGCCAGTGGCTGGTAGGTGTATCTATTAAAAGCAGCAAAACCAAATATCATTTCTGATTTGTAATTTTGTTCTTCCAATGGTGAGTCCAGTAAAAATGATGCAGATATTTGGCCCATATTGCCAAACACAGCTCACAATAAAGCATATTCTGATTAATGCCTCAAATACACCAGAGAGAGACAAACAGCTGCACGTACCTGTACCTGGAACTGTTAAAAGAAACAGTCAAGAAAACACAAGAGCAGTCTTAAACTTCCTGGcaggaaaatgaaaacaaaagtaTAAATGGACTAATAGAAACGTTGACCTAAACATAACACCGATCATGCCATAAATAACGTGTATGaagtggtgtaaaaaaaaaaaaatgtggccCATATCAAATCTCTGGTCCAAAGTAATGTGTCTAAATGTGCAATAGGGGAACTTGTGGAAAGGAAATATCTGGTACATGTTGCCTCCTGTGTTTTGATGGTTTTTAATGTACACCTTAAATGAGTTCAATAATACATGCTAATTCTAAATGtccagggtgtcccaaaatgatCTGATATTTTAAATTTGCCAAAATTTTTTCACTGCAAAACCAGAATTAGagatttttaaattgctgtCATTAGTAAACGTTGAGGTTAAATCATGAAAAGGTACACAATCGAACAATGCGTATAAATTGTAAAGATTCACTTTAAAAATGGTGATGTAAATTGGCCTCCAAGATCATGTGACTTCATGCCGTTAGACTTCTTTCTTTGGGGTTATCTTAAGGATAAAGTGTACACCAACAAACCACAATCCATTGAGGACCTCAAAGAAGAAATTCGACACAACATTGCTGAAATTTCTCAGCAATTATGTCAATGGAAAATTTCATCAAAAGAGTGAACATGTGCTGCCACGGTCGAGGCGGTCATttgtcagatgttttgtttcataCATAACCTCCATGTCTACTttcaaataaagcaaaaacattattaatgtttaaataaaaaatgtgttttattaaaaaatttgaatgtcagttcattttgggacaccctgtactATTAATTGGTTGGGCTGTTAGAATGTTACATGGATGCACATACGGAGCAGCAAATTGTATTCACTGGTCACATAAAGCACTGCATTAACCTGCGTTCCTAAATAAATcagaccgctttaaacatctgaatttatttacaaccctactgagagcagctacttacaaaaaaacaaaaatgtattacaataatacacctaAAGGTCacgaaaattcattcagatgtAGCAagttgatgatgcatctaccttaattattaaaaaagtatcgatatcggcgataccggccctgtatttacttggtatcggatcgataccaaattttgcagtatcgctcACCACGAAGTTGAAATGTTGCTGTTGTTGCTGTCCTGACCACTAGGTGGCGACAAAGACGCTTCGCATATTCTGCCTTTGTCATCACGTAACATCACGTATGTTCGAACGTGGCGGCGCCAAGCTTTTAAACAGAGATGATTTATCTTTATAATAAAGTTTCACTCATAAATCGCTTCTTTTATAAGATGTGGTAAATATTTACAAACTCTGCATGCAGCTGATTATTTGTTTAAAGTGTAAACTCATGTGTAAGACATGACTGCTAAGGTAAGGctcatgtttgttttgtttagcttGCTGGCTAACAGCTAACCTCTTCCTAATGTACAATAATGTCTGATATGAATCATATTAATCACAATATGGATTTAAatgatatatttgtttattaatgtgatgtttcctgttttattctgtttgttAAGGCGTGCAGTGAGTGGGGAGGACTGTTCAGTGTTGGGGACGAGCTGGATGATGAagtatgtgtaaataataaaacctaAATAACCTTTTTATTTCTCTTACTAACACATGTAGTTCAGTCTTGTTTAAAATTCAGTAAAGAATCGTGCTCAAATTAGGTTTGGTTtagctcagtggtagctcagtggttaaggtactgaattagtaataagaagattgccggttcaagccccaacaccaccaagttgccactgttggacccctgagcaaggcccttaaccttcaactgctccaactgtgttcagtcataattgtaagttgctttggataaaagcatctgctaaatgccgtaaatgtaaataccacTAGAGTAGGGCTGGGCAGTATGATCAAAGATTTGTATCACGGTATATTTTAATATTCTGACGGTTTCACAGTATATCacaatatgttttattatttgtatgactgggactttttatttgtctgtggctgattctactgtcataagtacatagaatataaaaggttttaatttcagcatgtatataatgaaggttttgagttcTATAAGCTTTGCTCTGCccaacaaaatgacacaatatatgatggaatcagtacgtgtGAAACAGGTGCaagatgtacaccgatcagccatcaacattaaaaccacctccttgtttctacactcactgtccattttatcagctccactc is a window of Trichomycterus rosablanca isolate fTriRos1 chromosome 22, fTriRos1.hap1, whole genome shotgun sequence DNA encoding:
- the rps11 gene encoding 40S ribosomal protein S11, whose product is MADTQNERSYQKQPTIFQNKKRVVLAGEGSTKEKLPRYHRNVGLGFKTPREAIDGTYIDKKCPFTGDVSIRGRILSGVVTKMKMQRTIVIRRDYLHYIRKYNRFEKRHKNMSVHLSPCFRDVTVGDIVTVGECRPLSKTVRFNVLKVTKAAGAKKQFQKF